TTTATCAAAGGCATATCTGAATTCAAGATCAGACAATATTGCAAAAATTCCGGTTTTAACACCAGGATATTCTTCATATGCTCTTAACAAATCATAAAATACTTTATTAGCTGCCTTACTTTGGAACAAATAATTGACATCATCCAATGCAACGATTAATGCTTTTTTATCTGATTGAAGTTTATGCATGATCTGGTCATAAATTCTTGAAAATGGAACTCCTGTTTCCGGAGGAATATGGCCAAACAACTTTTTGTATATTTGTGAAAATATTCCAAAACGTGTTGTATGAAGCTGACAGTTTATATAAACACAAACAACTTTTTCTGTAGTCTTTTCAACTAATTCAAATACTTTTCTGATAGCTGTTGTTTTTCCGGTTGCACATGAACCTAAAACAACGGAATTTGATGGTTGACCTCCACTTATAGCCGGTCTGATTGCCATTGCCATAGCTTCCATTTGCCTGTCCCTATAATTATAATTTGGAGGCACATAATCTGGATCAAAAGCATTTATATTTTGAAAAAGACTTTCATCATGCATTAAAATATCTTCAATTCCCATACTTATCATTTATATTTAAACTATTATAAAAAAATTATTATGACTTTAAATTAATAATTTTAACGTCCTCATTATCGTCAATCCACTTTGTAAACAATTCTGCATACTTCAATTTTTTTGTTTTGATTTCATCAGCCTTTGCAGTCTCTTCTGCAATATTCGGTCTTGAATATTTGGTTACAACATCTCCAAAATCCATTCCTGCCAATGTCAATTCACTGGCTCCAAGTGCAATAGCTAAAAACATTGCCCTGTCCCCGTCTGTAAATCCTCCAAAATTATAGAGGTTTCCATGTGACTGAGCTTGTGTTGTTCCTAAAACATTATCGAAAAATGGAGTGTAATTTCGTACTGCATCCATGTTATTTCCATGACCGTGAATAACTAAACTTGCACCATGTGCATTTGCATATAAAATATCATTTATTTTACCGTCCAAATCAGTAGCTATTATGTCCGGAACTATTTTTTCTTCAACCAGAGCTGTTGTTGCCCCGTCTGCAGCTATTAAAACATAATCTATCAAATCATAGTTTTCTTTTATTTTTTTAATATGCTCTTTTAGAGAAGGACCTGCTCCAAATACTATGAATTTAGTGGAAAAATCTACTTTTTCATGCAAATCCTCCAGTGTTAAACAGCCTTGCTCAAAAAGAATGTCATCCAATACCTGGGCAGTTTTTTCATCATCTTTTCTTTCAAATCCGAAATCATCCAATATTTTCCTATAGTAAGTTTCCCAAAGACCAAAATCCATTTTAAAACACCTTTACATATGAATTTAGTTGCAAATTATTAATATTTTTTATTCCTTATTAACAACTCTAATGTCCTTACCTGTAAAATATCTGTACAAATCATGAAACTGCCTTACAACAAAACCTGTACATGCAGCCGAGATTATTGTACCTGCACTTACACTTCCCAAAACATCACCTAAAAATATCCAGCATAAAATAACTGTTATTATCACCATTGATGAATCAATGCATATTTTAACTGATGAGAATTTCCTATCTGCAGCTATGGCTATTGCCTCTATAAGACCTTCTCCAGGAAGAGGTGCAATATTTGCAGGCATCATTATTAAAATCCCTACAGCTATAAGAACTATGCTTAATGCAAGCATTAAAAATTTGCCCATTAATGAAAGGTTCTGAATCGGTGCCATTACCCCCAATGAAAAATCGACAAAGTATCCGAATAAAAAAGCACTAACAAGCTGAAGAAGTCTTTTCGGATGATACTTGTCTTTCAAAATTGGTTTTTGTATAAAAATAACTACCAGATAAAATAAAACTGATGAAAGCCCCACATCAATATTTGCAATTAAAGCTATTGCATAAGGAATTGAATTGATTGGAGTAACTCCCAATTCAGATTTGATTGAAACCCCTACTGCAAAAGACAGTATGCATACACCGATTATATAATATATTATTCTTTTAATTAACTCTTTTGTAATTTTAATTCTTTCATACCCCTAATTTTCTTTATTAACTACTGTAATTGACTTTCCGGTTATTTTTTCATACAATTCTGTAAGATATCTTATAATAATTCCAATGAATATTGCTGCAAGAATTGTACCTATATTCACACTTCCAAAAATATCCGATGTAAAGAGTCCGCAAATGATTAAAGATAACACAACCATTGATGTATCAAAACATACTTTGACTTTGGAAAATCGTTTATTATATGCCAAAGATATGGCCTCCACAACTCCTTCACCCGGAAGAGGAGCAATGTTTGCAGGCATATAATATTAAAATACCGACAGCTATTAAAAACATACTTACAATCAGCAGTGTAAAGTTAACATCCAAAGGCAGGCCCGGCATCGGAGATAAAATCCACAGTGAAAGATCTGTAAAATACCCGAACATAACTGTATTGATTAATTGCAAAAGCCTTTTTGCTTTAAATCTCTTTTTTAAAATTGGTATTTGCAAAAATACAAGAATTGCATTAAAAATAATTGTTGTAATTCCAATATTTACACCTGAAGCCAGTGTCAAAGAGTAGGGAATTGAGCTGATTGGTGTAACTCCCAAACCAGACTTTATTGAAAGGCCCACTCCAAGTGACATTACAAATAATCCTCCAACAAACAAGATAATTCGTTTAATCCACATTAAAATACCTCACATCTGTTTAAAATCTATTGTTTTTCCGGTCAAATAGCTGTTAAGTTTATGGATATATTTCAAAACAGTTCCAACAAAAACAGCTGAAAGAATTGTTCCAATACCTATGCTGCCCCCAATTACTCCTAAAAATACAAAGCAAAGCACTACAGAAATAACAAGCAGGCTAACATCATAAACAACCTTGGTTTTTGAGAAAGGCATATTAAATGCAATGGCCAATGCCTGAGTTACCCCGTCAACAGATACAGGAATAATGTTTGTAGGCACATAGAAAAATAATCCCAAAGCCACACTGAATATGCTTAGAAATGTCAGCAGCAGCTCAGAGAGGATACTGGTCGGATCCGGAATAAATCCCATCAGCCCAACTGAAAAAGTTGTGAAATATCCGAAGAGCACCCCCACAAAGACCTGCAGGAAGTGTTTAATCTTAAAGTCCTTTCCCAACAGTATCAGTTCTATCAAAACTAAAACTGCATGAAATATAATTGTAGCTTTACCTATTTCAATTCCCCAAATCAAATTTAAAGTATATGGAATTGAACTGACCGGCGTTGCTCCCAAATTAGATTTTATTGAAAAACCTATCCCCAAAGTTATGAACCATAATCCCAAAAGATAGTTAAATACCCTTTTAAAAGTCAATTTGTCATTTCCAAAAAAATCCATGTTATATTATATGTACTACACAATATTTAAAAACTATAAAAATAAGACATTTATATAGCTTTATCATAAGCTAAATCATAAAATTTATTTTTACATACGGAGGAAATTTTAAATGGATGAAATTTTATTAATGCTTCCAGGTCCAACAACAGTACACCCAAGAGTACTTAACGCTATGTCTCAAGCTGTTGTAAATCATAGAGGAGCTAAATATGGGGAAATCTTAACTGAAACCAGTGAATTAATGTCTGATGTTTTCCAAACCTCTAACCAATCCTATTTATTAACTGGATCTGGAACTGCAGCAATGGAAGCAGCTATAAGTAATGTAGTAAATTCCGGAGAAAAAATCTTAAATGTCGTAGGAGGAAAATTCGGAGAACGTTTCATGAAAATAGCTAATGCTCATGGAATTACCACCGAAGAATTAGCAGTAGAATGGGGAACTGCAGTAACTCCTGAAGCTATTAAAGCTGCTCTTGATGCTGATGAGGATATTAAAGCAGTATCTGTTGTTCATAATGAAACCTCAACTGGTGTAGCAGCACCTATTGAAGCAATCGGTAAAGTAATGAAAGACTACGATGCACTCTACATTGTAGATACAGTATCTTCCCTTGGAGGAGACTATGTTGATGTAGACAAATTCGGAATCGATGTATGTATTACAGGATCCCAAAAATGTATTGCAGCACCACCTGGAATGGCTGCCATTACATTAAGTGACGATGCATGGGCTGCTGCAGACAAAGTAGACTCCCACACTTTCTACTTAGATATGCAGGCTGCTAAAAAAAGTGGAGACAAAAATCCGCCACAAACTCCATACACTCCTTCTGTATCTCTAACTTATGCTATGAACGAAGCATTAAAAATGGTTATGGAAGAAGGATTAGAAAACAGAGTTGCACGTCACCACAAAGCTGCTAAAGCTAGCGTAGCTGCTTCAAAAGCATTAGGTTTAGAATTATTCGCAGATGAAAAAGTATCCTCAGCTACTGTAACTGCAGTTAAAATGCCTGAAGGCGTAACTGATGCAGAATTCAGAGGAACTACCCGTGACAAATACGGAGTGGAATTAGCTGGTGGACAAGACCACTTAAAAGGAAACATATTCAGAATAGGACATATGGGAAATATTTCCTACAAAGAATTGGTACAAACCTTTGCAGCTATCGGAATGACCTTAAAAGGCCTCGGTGCAATTGAAGATGCTGGTGCCGGAGTAGCATCCATTACAGAATCATACTTATGATTCTGCTTTTTTTTCTTTTTTAAATAGCTTTTATCAATTATAAAATAAAAACCTTATTTTTATAAAATCATTACTTGAAAAAGCTATATATGAAAATAGATTATTTACAAACCAAATCATCATCCAAATAATTTAATAGTTTGATAAATTTCTTTTTGCATTTACTTAATTCAGGACCCATAAATAACTATTTTAAAAAAAATGATTAATTAAAAATAAAAATTAAGTAATTCATCATTAATAAAAAACAATTAGAAACACTTAATATAAACATGTTATAAACTGTATAATATCTATTTAATGAATAGATTAATAACATGTGAAAAAAATTACTTTGAAAGGAGGTCAAAAATGTCAAAATTTTGTTTAAAATGTGGTGCTGAAAATAAAGATGAAGCACAGTTCTGCGAAAAATGCGGATATGAATGGAATACTCAAACAAAAGCACAAAACCATAAAAATGGAATAATAGATAAATTATTCTACAAAATTGATAAAAAAACTATGCAACGAAGAGTTTCAAAGGGAAAAACTATACTCATGATAATGATTATACTGTTTATATTACTAATCATCATAGGGTCAATGAGTCCTAGCACTCCTCAAACAAATCCAAAAATAACAGATTTAAGTATACAAAGTGAAGGTTATGGTGCTTATTCAGTCAGTGGAACAT
This genomic stretch from Methanobrevibacter smithii ATCC 35061 harbors:
- a CDS encoding ORC1-type DNA replication protein, with protein sequence MISMGIEDILMHDESLFQNINAFDPDYVPPNYNYRDRQMEAMAMAIRPAISGGQPSNSVVLGSCATGKTTAIRKVFELVEKTTEKVVCVYINCQLHTTRFGIFSQIYKKLFGHIPPETGVPFSRIYDQIMHKLQSDKKALIVALDDVNYLFQSKAANKVFYDLLRAYEEYPGVKTGIFAILSDLEFRYAFDKNVNTVFIPQDITFQPYTYSEIEDILRDRVNAGFFPGVMGDEILELVAMHTYDVGDLRVGINLLRSCGNIAEADASREITEEHFQKAVDSLVSVQISETLKSLNDTEKALLKIISDSDKIFTAGELSELFKEKENVSYATFNRTLEKLEFLRLVDTKFTGKGSRGNSREIILRFNPCDFKL
- a CDS encoding 6-hydroxymethylpterin diphosphokinase MptE-like protein, which gives rise to MDFGLWETYYRKILDDFGFERKDDEKTAQVLDDILFEQGCLTLEDLHEKVDFSTKFIVFGAGPSLKEHIKKIKENYDLIDYVLIAADGATTALVEEKIVPDIIATDLDGKINDILYANAHGASLVIHGHGNNMDAVRNYTPFFDNVLGTTQAQSHGNLYNFGGFTDGDRAMFLAIALGASELTLAGMDFGDVVTKYSRPNIAEETAKADEIKTKKLKYAELFTKWIDDNEDVKIINLKS
- a CDS encoding YczE/YyaS/YitT family protein, whose amino-acid sequence is MGVTPINSIPYAIALIANIDVGLSSVLFYLVVIFIQKPILKDKYHPKRLLQLVSAFLFGYFVDFSLGVMAPIQNLSLMGKFLMLALSIVLIAVGILIMMPANIAPLPGEGLIEAIAIAADRKFSSVKICIDSSMVIITVILCWIFLGDVLGSVSAGTIISAACTGFVVRQFHDLYRYFTGKDIRVVNKE
- a CDS encoding YczE/YyaS/YitT family protein translates to MDFFGNDKLTFKRVFNYLLGLWFITLGIGFSIKSNLGATPVSSIPYTLNLIWGIEIGKATIIFHAVLVLIELILLGKDFKIKHFLQVFVGVLFGYFTTFSVGLMGFIPDPTSILSELLLTFLSIFSVALGLFFYVPTNIIPVSVDGVTQALAIAFNMPFSKTKVVYDVSLLVISVVLCFVFLGVIGGSIGIGTILSAVFVGTVLKYIHKLNSYLTGKTIDFKQM
- a CDS encoding pyridoxal-phosphate-dependent aminotransferase family protein encodes the protein MDEILLMLPGPTTVHPRVLNAMSQAVVNHRGAKYGEILTETSELMSDVFQTSNQSYLLTGSGTAAMEAAISNVVNSGEKILNVVGGKFGERFMKIANAHGITTEELAVEWGTAVTPEAIKAALDADEDIKAVSVVHNETSTGVAAPIEAIGKVMKDYDALYIVDTVSSLGGDYVDVDKFGIDVCITGSQKCIAAPPGMAAITLSDDAWAAADKVDSHTFYLDMQAAKKSGDKNPPQTPYTPSVSLTYAMNEALKMVMEEGLENRVARHHKAAKASVAASKALGLELFADEKVSSATVTAVKMPEGVTDAEFRGTTRDKYGVELAGGQDHLKGNIFRIGHMGNISYKELVQTFAAIGMTLKGLGAIEDAGAGVASITESYL
- a CDS encoding zinc ribbon domain-containing protein; translated protein: MSKFCLKCGAENKDEAQFCEKCGYEWNTQTKAQNHKNGIIDKLFYKIDKKTMQRRVSKGKTILMIMIILFILLIIIGSMSPSTPQTNPKITDLSIQSEGYGAYSVSGTLTPDKDYDYLEMVVVFYDDSGAVIDKSPLVWNMNDIQKDQIVKINGNAYVNGDSTPSKAEVYILDSAFGGNDLSDAIYNQTITI